From one Variovorax sp. PBL-H6 genomic stretch:
- a CDS encoding amino acid ABC transporter permease — protein sequence MGSWDWQVFLQDPGGKDPTYWQWLLSAWGWTVSVALSALVVALVLGSIVGVIRTLPNSPFLVRLGNAWVELFRNIPLLVQIFLWYHVVPALFPVMRDVPPLLLVVLALGFFTSSRIAEQLRSGIQALPRGQRYAGMAVGFTTPQYYRYVLLPMAYRIIIPPLTSESMNIFKNSSVAFAVSIAEMTQFAMQAGEETARPMEMYLAVTVLYVISAFAINRIMASIEKRTRVPGFIAQAGGGGH from the coding sequence ATGGGAAGTTGGGATTGGCAGGTCTTCCTGCAGGACCCGGGCGGCAAGGACCCGACGTATTGGCAATGGCTGCTCTCCGCATGGGGCTGGACGGTGTCCGTGGCCCTGTCGGCCCTGGTCGTGGCACTGGTTCTCGGCTCCATCGTCGGCGTGATCCGCACACTGCCCAACAGCCCGTTCCTGGTGCGGCTGGGCAATGCATGGGTCGAGCTGTTCCGCAATATTCCGCTGCTCGTGCAGATCTTCCTCTGGTACCACGTGGTGCCGGCGCTGTTCCCGGTCATGCGCGACGTGCCTCCCTTGCTACTGGTGGTGCTGGCGCTGGGCTTCTTCACCTCCTCGCGCATCGCGGAGCAGCTGCGCTCCGGCATCCAGGCGCTGCCGCGCGGGCAGCGTTACGCTGGCATGGCGGTGGGCTTCACGACGCCGCAGTACTACCGCTACGTGCTGCTGCCGATGGCCTACCGCATCATCATTCCGCCGCTGACCAGCGAGTCGATGAACATCTTCAAGAACTCGTCGGTGGCCTTCGCCGTGTCGATCGCCGAAATGACGCAGTTCGCCATGCAGGCCGGCGAAGAGACTGCCCGTCCCATGGAGATGTACCTGGCGGTCACGGTGCTGTACGTCATCTCGGCATTTGCGATCAACCGGATCATGGCGTCGATCGAAAAGCGCACGCGCGTACCCGGCTTCATTGCCCAAGCGGGCGGGGGAGGGCACTGA